A segment of the Candidatus Kapaibacterium sp. genome:
CCGAACCCGGTTCAATTGACTTTTTGATTTTTACAATATCGACAAGGCGGTCATAATTAGTTGATTTGATACGCTCAACAACTTGCTCGTATTTGATTTGATAATACTCCGCATCTAAACGTCCGGAACTACCAAAGGATTCTGAAAAGTTTTTGACGTTCACAGGTTCATGAAATACTTGAAAATCTTTTAAGTCAAGAGTGTCTAAAAGCAGGTTTTCTGCTTGAGTATAGGTTTGTAGAGAAAGTAAACGGTAAGCATAAGCTTGATTGTAAATAACTTTAATGTTTGATTGAAAAGCATCGGTTAAAATCGGAATTTCAAACTGTTTAATTTTTTCCAAAGCTAAAACTGGTTGAGAATTACCTGCTCGAAATCTTTTAGTTTGGAATTCTCCATATTTTGAATTTAAAAAAACCGATAAATATTCCGAAGAGAGTAATTCATTTGGTCTTACGATAGCAACAGACCGGGGGATATTGGCAGGGAAAAGATGTTTTTCAGCTTTTGCACTATATCCAGCATAAGCGCCTACTGAATATATCAGCACGTCATTTTCTTTTAAATGGGCTCTGGTATTTCGTCTATCTTGCTTTTCAGAAATGGTTTTGAAATTGCCATTTTGAATATAATTCGGTTTAATGAATTCAGCGGTTATATATTTTATTATAGAATTATCATCCCAATCAGGCGAACCATGTTCTCCATCAGTAATGTAGGAAATATCTCCAAGAGGTAAGTATTTCAGCTTTCTTATTTCCGTAGACATTCTAATAAATTCAGATAAAAAATATTCAGAAGATAAATCTCCGAAATT
Coding sequences within it:
- a CDS encoding restriction endonuclease subunit S; translation: MKQPFDEAKYKALLEGLEISILLKSELENFGDLSSEYFLSEFIRMSTEIRKLKYLPLGDISYITDGEHGSPDWDDNSIIKYITAEFIKPNYIQNGNFKTISEKQDRRNTRAHLKENDVLIYSVGAYAGYSAKAEKHLFPANIPRSVAIVRPNELLSSEYLSVFLNSKYGEFQTKRFRAGNSQPVLALEKIKQFEIPILTDAFQSNIKVIYNQAYAYRLLSLQTYTQAENLLLDTLDLKDFQVFHEPVNVKNFSESFGSSGRLDAEYYQIKYEQVVERIKSTNYDRLVDIVKIKKSIEPGSVHYSEVGLPFIRVSDYNKFGLSTPDKYLTDEFCKENAELIKGLKPKKETILFSKDGSVGTAYMLRKDADFITSGAILHLTIKDKTKIIPEYLTLALNSKLVQMQAERDAGGSIILHWRVSEIENVIVPIIALDKQLEIAELVEESFKLKKQSEHLLEVAKKAVEMAIEINEKSAIEYIERSTKIAEIS